In Betaproteobacteria bacterium, a single window of DNA contains:
- a CDS encoding tetratricopeptide repeat protein, which translates to MNRTVAVAAPLLALFLSACAQSPQKPAAESPAKPPPAAAIPTEPTPKPPALPDQELTNDILYRFLIGEVAGQRGRLDVATQAYLEMARKTQDPRIAQRATEVALFARAQDQALEAARIWVATDPDSVRAQQALTALLVNSNKLTEAKPLLEKLLREEKANVGPAFLQLSSLLSRSADRKAALQLVRELAQPYPNVAEAHIAVSQAALGADDLTLAAREAEEATKLRPDWELAALIRGQVLQRRSNAEALAYWKAYLKEYPQAKDVRLNYARLLVNDRNYEEARKEFEQLGRDFPQNADVTMAVALLAIELKDYAAAEQTLKRALTQNPKEGDSIRLYLGQVDEERKHYEDAKRWYQEVGRGDQYIPAQMRYAGVLAKEGDLTGARRYLQQLPVQNNQQRVQLIQAEAQLLRDQNQYQEAYDLLGRSLDKLPNYPDLLYDYAMAAEKVNRVDVLEANLKKLIVIKPDHAHAYNALGYTLADRNERLKEAEDYIDKALKIAPDDPFILDSKGWVLYRRGQPKEALVYLRRAFAERPDPEIAAHLGEVLWAQGQKDEAEKVWRQALQDNPDNEALQAAVKRFLP; encoded by the coding sequence ATGAATCGAACTGTTGCGGTCGCGGCACCGCTGCTGGCGCTCTTCCTGTCTGCGTGCGCGCAAAGCCCGCAGAAGCCGGCTGCGGAGTCCCCCGCGAAACCGCCCCCGGCTGCCGCGATCCCGACCGAGCCAACGCCCAAGCCGCCCGCATTGCCGGACCAGGAGCTGACCAACGACATTCTGTACCGTTTCCTGATCGGCGAAGTGGCGGGCCAGCGGGGTCGGCTCGACGTCGCCACCCAGGCCTATCTGGAGATGGCGCGCAAGACGCAGGACCCGCGCATCGCGCAGCGCGCAACCGAGGTCGCGCTCTTTGCGCGCGCTCAGGACCAGGCGTTGGAAGCGGCGCGCATCTGGGTCGCCACCGATCCCGACTCGGTCCGCGCGCAGCAGGCATTGACGGCACTGCTCGTCAACTCGAACAAGCTGACCGAAGCGAAGCCGCTGCTGGAGAAGCTGCTGCGGGAAGAGAAGGCCAATGTCGGCCCTGCCTTCCTGCAGTTGAGCAGCCTGCTGTCGCGCTCGGCCGACCGCAAAGCCGCGCTGCAACTGGTGCGGGAGCTGGCGCAGCCCTATCCGAATGTCGCCGAAGCCCATATCGCAGTGTCGCAAGCCGCCCTCGGTGCCGATGACCTGACGCTCGCCGCGCGCGAGGCCGAAGAGGCGACGAAGCTGCGACCGGACTGGGAACTCGCCGCCCTGATACGCGGCCAGGTCCTGCAGCGCCGCTCCAACGCCGAGGCGCTCGCGTACTGGAAGGCTTATCTCAAGGAGTATCCGCAGGCGAAGGACGTGCGCCTCAACTATGCGCGCCTGCTCGTCAACGACCGCAACTACGAGGAAGCGCGCAAGGAGTTCGAGCAACTCGGCAGGGATTTCCCGCAGAACGCCGACGTCACCATGGCGGTCGCGCTGCTCGCCATCGAGTTGAAGGATTACGCCGCCGCCGAGCAGACGCTCAAGCGCGCGCTGACCCAGAACCCGAAGGAGGGCGACAGCATCCGCCTCTATCTCGGGCAGGTCGACGAAGAGCGCAAGCACTACGAGGACGCCAAGCGCTGGTACCAGGAGGTCGGGCGCGGCGACCAGTACATCCCGGCCCAGATGCGCTATGCCGGCGTCCTCGCCAAGGAGGGCGACCTCACGGGTGCGCGGCGCTATCTGCAGCAGCTGCCGGTGCAGAACAATCAGCAGCGCGTGCAGCTGATCCAGGCCGAGGCGCAGCTCCTGCGCGATCAGAACCAGTACCAGGAGGCCTACGATCTCCTCGGCCGCTCGCTCGACAAGCTGCCGAATTATCCGGACCTGCTGTATGACTACGCGATGGCGGCGGAGAAGGTGAATCGCGTCGACGTGCTCGAGGCGAATCTCAAGAAGCTCATCGTCATCAAGCCCGATCACGCGCACGCCTACAATGCGCTCGGCTACACGCTCGCCGATCGCAACGAGCGCCTGAAGGAAGCGGAGGACTACATCGACAAGGCGCTCAAGATCGCGCCCGACGATCCCTTCATTCTCGACAGCAAGGGTTGGGTGCTCTACCGCCGCGGCCAGCCGAAGGAGGCGCTGGTGTATCTGCGGCGCGCCTTCGCCGAACGCCCTGATCCGGAGATCGCCGCGCATCTGGGCGAGGTGCTCTGGGCGCAGGGGCAGAAGGACGAGGCGGAGAAGGTCTGGCGTCAGGCGCTGCAGGACAATCCGGACAACGAAGCGCTGCAGGCCGCGGTCAAGCGGTTTCTGCCCTGA
- a CDS encoding ABC transporter permease subunit, protein MILTVAAKEWRALFVSPLAWVVLAFFQLVLAWIFLSRLDAFLSIQSQLVALANPPGATELIISPVFGVASIVLVMAVPLLSMRLVAEERRNHTMTLLLSAPISMTDIVLGKFLGIFAFLLLPILLIGAMGASLAWGGRLDWGLVASNLIGLALVAAGLAAIGLFASCLTAHPVVAAVAALAISLALWMANLGTSDPASPLHLVSLLKHFEPFSKGVIDTASLAYFALLTGLFLLLAIRRLDADRLRG, encoded by the coding sequence ATGATCCTGACCGTAGCCGCCAAGGAATGGCGGGCGCTCTTCGTGTCGCCGCTGGCGTGGGTCGTCCTCGCGTTCTTCCAGCTCGTGCTGGCGTGGATCTTCCTGTCGCGGCTCGATGCGTTTCTGTCCATCCAGAGCCAGCTCGTCGCGCTCGCCAATCCACCCGGAGCAACCGAGCTCATCATCTCGCCGGTTTTCGGCGTGGCGTCGATCGTTCTGGTGATGGCGGTGCCGCTGCTTTCGATGCGGCTGGTGGCGGAAGAGCGGCGCAACCACACCATGACGCTGCTCCTGTCGGCGCCGATCTCGATGACAGACATCGTGCTCGGCAAGTTTCTGGGCATCTTCGCCTTCCTGCTGCTGCCGATCCTCCTGATCGGCGCCATGGGCGCGTCGCTCGCCTGGGGCGGACGCCTGGACTGGGGTCTGGTGGCGTCCAACCTGATCGGCCTCGCGCTGGTCGCCGCGGGGCTTGCCGCCATCGGGCTCTTTGCCTCGTGCCTCACGGCGCATCCGGTCGTCGCTGCAGTGGCCGCGCTGGCGATTTCGCTCGCGCTCTGGATGGCCAATCTCGGCACCTCCGATCCGGCGAGCCCGCTGCACCTCGTGTCGCTGCTCAAGCACTTCGAGCCGTTCTCCAAGGGCGTCATCGACACGGCGAGCCTCGCCTACTTCGCGCTGCTGACCGGGCTCTTCCTGCTGCTCGCAATCCGCCGCCTCGACGCCGATCGGCTGCGGGGCTGA
- a CDS encoding ABC transporter ATP-binding protein: protein MSDSAPAPTLDARALSRSFAGRTVVREVDLKVDRGEVVGFLGPNGAGKTTTMQMLTGNLSPGAGRISICGVDLLEAPVAAKRHVGYLPETPPLYRELSVSEYLQLAARLRRVPKGKITAAASSAAERCGLAAVGNRLIGALSKGYRQRVGIAQAIVHDPDLIILDEPTVGLDPNQIREIRALIRELGRGRGVILSTHILPEVETVCDRVQIMHAGSVVYSGTVQALRALRGGRALLVGLRQPPPLADLRALPGVAHVELTGADLFRIEPAAEADPGEEIVRQAVARGWRLFQIAPAQASLEDIFAHLTQREDAATAEAST from the coding sequence ATGTCCGATTCCGCCCCAGCCCCCACCCTCGATGCCCGCGCGCTGTCGCGCAGCTTCGCCGGTCGGACAGTCGTGCGCGAGGTCGATCTCAAGGTCGATCGCGGTGAAGTGGTCGGCTTCCTCGGCCCCAACGGGGCGGGCAAGACGACCACCATGCAGATGCTCACCGGCAACTTGAGTCCGGGCGCCGGCCGCATCTCGATCTGCGGCGTGGATCTGCTGGAGGCGCCGGTGGCGGCCAAGCGCCACGTCGGATATCTGCCCGAGACGCCGCCGCTGTATCGCGAACTGAGCGTGAGCGAGTATCTGCAGCTTGCCGCGCGGCTGCGCCGGGTGCCGAAAGGCAAGATCACCGCGGCCGCGTCGAGTGCCGCCGAGCGCTGTGGGCTGGCGGCGGTGGGCAACCGTCTGATCGGCGCGCTCTCCAAGGGCTACCGGCAGCGGGTGGGCATCGCGCAGGCGATCGTCCACGACCCTGACCTCATCATCCTGGACGAGCCGACGGTGGGCCTCGATCCGAATCAGATCCGCGAGATCCGCGCCCTCATCCGCGAGCTGGGACGCGGGCGCGGCGTCATTCTGTCCACGCACATCCTGCCGGAAGTGGAAACCGTCTGCGACCGCGTGCAGATCATGCACGCGGGCAGCGTCGTCTACAGCGGCACGGTGCAGGCACTGCGCGCGCTGCGCGGTGGCCGCGCCCTGCTCGTCGGCCTGCGCCAGCCGCCGCCGCTGGCCGACCTGCGGGCACTGCCCGGTGTCGCGCACGTGGAGCTCACGGGCGCCGATCTATTCCGCATCGAGCCGGCAGCCGAGGCCGATCCGGGCGAGGAGATCGTGCGGCAGGCGGTGGCGCGCGGCTGGCGTCTTTTCCAGATCGCACCGGCGCAGGCGAGCCTGGAGGACATCTTCGCGCACCTCACGCAACGCGAAGATGCCGCGACCGCGGAGGCGAGTACATGA
- the ispE gene encoding 4-(cytidine 5'-diphospho)-2-C-methyl-D-erythritol kinase, with amino-acid sequence MDESLVTYPAPAKLNLFLHVTGRRPDGYHLLQTVFRFIDHGDVLQFRTRQDGRIRRANNVVGIPAEEDICIRAAQLLQTEARVSRGVEIRVQKRLPVGGGLGGGSSDAATVLLALNRIWDLRLARHELAELGVRLGADVPVFIFGESAFGEGIGERLQPIHLRPAWYLVLVPPLAVATRKVFEDPDLTRNSPPVTITAFSAVRGQNDLEAVVCRAYPEVGAHLDWLRREAREACFSALTGSGACVFAEFDSEDAARRVAKLLPPAMSGFVAQGLDRHPLHNLAD; translated from the coding sequence ATGGACGAATCACTCGTAACCTACCCCGCTCCGGCAAAGCTCAACCTCTTCCTGCATGTGACGGGGCGCCGTCCCGACGGTTACCATCTGCTGCAGACGGTGTTCCGCTTCATCGATCACGGTGACGTGCTGCAGTTTCGCACGCGCCAGGACGGGCGCATCCGGCGCGCGAACAACGTCGTCGGCATCCCCGCCGAGGAGGACATCTGCATCAGGGCGGCGCAGCTTCTGCAGACGGAGGCGCGCGTGTCCCGCGGGGTGGAGATCCGGGTGCAGAAACGGCTGCCGGTGGGCGGTGGCCTGGGCGGCGGCAGCTCGGATGCGGCGACGGTGCTCCTCGCCCTCAACCGCATCTGGGACCTGCGCCTTGCGCGGCACGAACTGGCGGAACTGGGCGTGCGGCTGGGTGCCGATGTGCCGGTCTTCATCTTCGGCGAAAGCGCCTTCGGCGAAGGGATCGGCGAGCGACTGCAGCCGATTCACCTGCGGCCGGCGTGGTATCTCGTGCTGGTCCCGCCGCTTGCGGTGGCGACCCGGAAAGTGTTCGAAGACCCTGATTTGACACGAAACTCGCCGCCCGTCACAATTACGGCCTTTTCGGCTGTGCGGGGTCAGAACGACCTGGAAGCCGTCGTGTGTCGCGCCTATCCGGAAGTCGGCGCGCACCTCGACTGGCTGCGGCGCGAAGCACGCGAGGCGTGTTTCAGTGCGCTCACGGGGTCGGGTGCCTGTGTGTTCGCGGAGTTCGATTCAGAGGATGCGGCGCGGCGGGTGGCGAAGCTGCTGCCGCCTGCGATGAGCGGATTCGTGGCGCAGGGCCTTGATCGGCATCCCCTGCACAACCTTGCTGATTGA
- the lolB gene encoding outer membrane lipoprotein LolB, whose protein sequence is MAQWAASALLLALAACATAPDIAPDRAPARLAPDRVTFELNGRIGVRNGEQGMSGLLRWVHTPQSDELWFSSPLGSSVAMLVRDASGVELTAGHEPPRRAASAEELTRGALGWDLPLAGLEYWVVGRPAPGSQPQRVEREPASGRLTRLVQDGWTIEYRRYQDTEWGALPALIYLEYGDLQLRLVVDRWQVQS, encoded by the coding sequence TTGGCGCAGTGGGCGGCGTCTGCGCTGCTGCTGGCCCTCGCTGCCTGTGCCACCGCGCCTGACATCGCGCCCGACCGCGCGCCAGCGCGGCTCGCCCCGGACCGCGTCACCTTCGAGCTCAACGGTCGCATCGGCGTCCGCAACGGCGAACAGGGCATGTCGGGGCTGCTGCGCTGGGTGCACACGCCGCAGTCGGACGAGCTCTGGTTTTCGTCGCCGCTCGGCAGCAGCGTCGCCATGCTGGTGCGCGATGCGTCCGGTGTCGAGCTCACCGCCGGTCACGAGCCGCCGCGACGGGCAGCGAGCGCGGAAGAACTCACGCGCGGCGCGCTCGGCTGGGACCTGCCGCTGGCTGGACTCGAATACTGGGTCGTCGGTCGTCCGGCACCGGGCAGTCAGCCGCAACGCGTCGAGCGCGAACCGGCAAGCGGACGCCTGACGCGCCTCGTGCAGGACGGCTGGACCATCGAATACCGCCGCTATCAGGATACCGAGTGGGGCGCGCTTCCAGCTCTCATCTATCTGGAATACGGTGACCTGCAGCTGCGCCTGGTGGTGGATCGCTGGCAGGTGCAGTCCTGA